aggccatatggtcaaaattaaatgatttaataataatgtataacaataacttatttcactagtaaatcgCTGTTGAAcgacacaaaaacaaccaccacatgggaaaaagacatttacaataacttcaaatgcaccacgaggctgtagtttacgtTTTATGCGTATTATGTTGAATGTTTCTAATGTATTAAACTATTGctcaaagcatttaaacaaagttttgtgttggagtttgtgacattccaaaatcttaatttttgacactgtaaattaatatatttatattataataataataatatattttattaactactaataaccggtatcggccttgaaaaaactgtatcggtcgatccctataTCTCTTCTCTCATAAATACAGGCTTATAACCATGTACTGAGCTACTGTTGCTGGCTACCTTAATCTTAAAAGTCTCATCTCTCTCTATTCCAGGCTCTTCCAAAGACTCCTTTCAgtctccctctcttttgtatCTGGTCATCAGAGCCCAGAGCCCAACAGTTGGACATCAAAGTACCGACAGTGGAAGGGGAGGggtgtctgtctctcctcgTCTGTCCCATCCCTGTCTGCAACAGCCACTGAGGGATTTCTGAGACAGACCACAGGGGCCCTTGGCTCTCACTTTACACAGAGAAACCCTATCATTTGGCTCAGTGCTGCAGAGCTAACTGATGATGCCCTGTTAAGTGCCCACTACATCACAGTAGACGTTTTTCATTTAACTCTCTGGAGATGGGAGGGTAGTTTAAggcggtgtgtgtgtctatcagaATAAGAATGACAGCGGGAGTTTGAGTAAGgcaaaaatataaatttccAATGATAAAAGCATATGCAATGTGACATGCAGTGATAAGGGCATAAGGTTTCTGGTTTCAGTACATCAATGTGTTCTTGTTATTCTCTCGCACGttttgctgatattttcttagcttgtgttttttatttttgttcctTCTCTTTTTGGTTATGAATATGTtcactttaaaagaaaaggcGAGAGATATGTAAATCTAAATTTGCTCTATTCTGTCAATAAAATATCACTGTACCTCAATAGATTGCTATACTAGATTATTTATTGATCATAGGGAAACGATTCCTTGAGTAACTAATAATCGATTTAGATTTCTTTGCATCAAAACTTTGTATGATCCatgtaactatatatatatatatatatacacatacacacacacacacagcccattGTGCAGAACTACCGAACTAGTTTACCACGACAGTACGAcatcaatgcttcagcatctcagcaGAAGGCATCCAGTCTAACGTTACCACCTAGTCCATTGAGCGGTTCCCAACACAAGGTAACGTTATCATTTAACGTAAAATCAATATCATTGCTAGTTGAGATGAGAGTTTGGGACCGTTTGTTTTGATTCACTCTGTTGCAGGGAACTATTGGATGGGCCGGACTGAGTTCATAAATTGAACAACATAACTCACCACAGAGGTGAGGGCCATCTGGAAGCTGTAGATTCGGGCTAGACCAAAGTCAGCCAGTTTGATCTGTCCTCCGCTGGTGACCAGGATATTCTGGGGCTTCAGGTCACGGTGAACCACGCGATGCGAGTGCAGAAAGTCCAGCCCCTGGAGCAGCTGGTACATCATATCctgtaaaacaacaaaacagaacaaagagagacagaggggggatgACTTTTAGTAAACATGACAAGGACACTCAATTGATACAGTGACGTTGAAAAGCTTTAGGATATTGGAGTCATGACAAGGTCTAAAATCatgataaaaatgttaaaagagaTAATTGAATTGTTTGATAAAACTTTTCATGTGCGGGTCTAAATTATTGAATCTTAACTGATGAATGTGATTTCCAAAATAGTTCAGCCTTAATTGTCCTTGCAAAATGTCAAAGACAGGTGGCTTCATGACCCCacatcaacattttaatttattccTCTGTCAAACCAGGCAACAAAAGGCCTAAATGACAGGGCCTTGCAATGAGAAGTTAAGTACAAATGCTGAGACATGGTGGTATAGAGAGAGTTAACTAGAGGAGGCCTGTGTCTTTTCTTGTCGACTGTGGCAGATGTTTgataactgacacacacacacacacacacacacacacacacacacacacacacacacactagaggcAGAAAGAGGCTGCGTTTTGTACAAGCATGGATCTCTGTTTCTCAGCAGCTGTCCTGCTTGAGTTAATTGGCGCTCGTTCTCTTTTTATGCCCAAGAGCTGACCTCATAAATGGCACTGCATCCATGACACGCTAGCAAAAGTAACACGGACGAACTATGTAGAAACCAGCTTAGACTTGTTCTTTTCAATCCAAAATACTCTCAAACAGGTCCCTCATCTGTAAACAAATAAGTGATTACAAGGGACTGCGGCCAGGTTGTTTTGGCAGACCTGTGGTTTGGATTGTTgttaataaaatgaagttgaGGGAGAGCTATTTCAGCTTAAGTCTTCACAATCATTAAGTCTGTtagaaaaattaaaatgatgaagGAGACAATGTAGAGACAGTAAGAGAagagacatttggaaaatgCTGTGGTGCTGGTGTGTTGCATCTCAtagcctgaacacacacacacacacacacacacgcacacgcacacgcacgcacgcctcCGCCAAGACCTCACAAGTGATATGGACCTGAGCCCGCAGCTCTATTCACTGCCCGACCAGCTGGTGAGTGAGTCAAAGGGGTCTGTACACTCAAGCAGAAAACATTAGCAAACGGCGCGGGGCTGGCTGCTGTGCTGGCCATAGAGGAGGAGACAGGACACCCCACACAATACTGTGGAGATCTGgaatggggtgtgtgtgtgtatgtgtgtgtgtgtgtgtgtgtgtgtgtgtgtgtgtgtgtgtgtgtgtacaaattgGGTGTCCTTCTGGGTCTGTGTTAACATAATGTCTGTATCTATAtttccatttgtgtgtttgcaccTCAGACTGCGTAAGggtgcatcagtgtgtgtgtgtgtgtgtgtgtgtgtgtgtgccctctgACCAAGGACAGGCAGGATGCATAAACAGACCTTCCTTTCTACATCTTCAACCAGCCATGACCAGACATAGGAGAGAGGCAGGCAGTtggttattttgtgtgtgtgtgtgtgtgtgtgtgtgtgtgtgtgtgtgtgtgtgtgtgtgtgtggctgacaCAATAGCATCGCCCCCCATCAGTTCCTCTCCGCTTTAAATAGCCATTTCACCATGCTTCCTTTCAGCAGCATTTCCTAGTAAACACTAATTATCTCAGAAGTGTGACTCTTGGACAAACGCACAAACAGTCTTGGCCCCCTTGGCCTGAATGCCATCTTCTCTGCCATATCAATTGCCCTCACAACTGAGTAAGTAAAGATATTCCAACTATGTTTAACAGCATGGCAAAAAGGCAAAGTTTAGAAATTAAAAACAGCCCAAATAATACTGCCCCAAAGTTTAAGACCACATGTGGCACAGAGAGCAACGGTGAGCCATCGCTTAGCTTCAGACAAAGTTGATTTCAGCAGCAATAAGACTCACAAGAGTTGCTCAACATACAACTGTCTTCAATTGGCAGCACTTCAAAAACCCCACAAACAATTGGCCAAGAGGaaacaaaatcacacaaaaaGGCAACAGATCTGACCCTGAAAAAGCAGGAGGACCAggaaaaaagtagtcaaaacaTGGCTTTCTGAGTGCGCCTCCTTTTCTAATGCAAATGTACCAGAGGCAGCCATATTGTTTATTGTAGCTAGGCACAATATGGGACATCTGCCGGTTAGCGTTAGTGTAATTCTCTCCCCATGCTTCATTAACCTCCCCTTTATGGGCCCAGAGAATGGAGTTGTAGAAGCTTGGATGGTGGCGGTGGAGGGGGGTGGGAGAGACCCAAGCGCTGGCCTGGCTGAGGAGCACTGAGGCTGGGGCAGCCTGGCTCCTTGATGTCCTTCCAGCTCATTTGATTGCTCTTTCATCAATGGCCATGTGGTGGGTCTTGAGTCTGAGTTAGGCAGAGTGggtggtggagggtggggggctAAAATGGACTGGCTGGGGCAGGGTGGGGTGTCTGGTGCTAGGGGTAGATTGGTTTTGAGGAGAAGTATGCCCGTTCTTTTTGGTTTAGGGTATTTGACTGAAggcaaatgtttttctttggtTTAGGGCATTCAAGGGTGAAGCAGGTAAGCATTTAAtgagatgggcgcaggtgcgcTAAATTTGGGATTCACTATCTGGTATCATCTGGTATAGCCTGGAGCAAATTAAGTTGCTGGGAAGGGGGGCAATTGGGGGGTTTCTGTGCAGTGTCCACTGTCCTAGAAATAACAGGGGATGGTCCCTGTGTCATCTTGTCACTCCATCATTGTCCTTTTGTCCCCTCAAGGCTCCAGCTGTATGGATGTTAGGAGAAAGCAAAAGAAGGAGGGGTGCCTTAAGGGGTCAGTACGCTTCAAACAAAGTGCTTGTTGGATTGTTGGACAGCGTCGTAAACCTAAACGTAAAACTTCATCCCTCAAACTTTGCCAACATCAgaatggggaggggggggggggggctgcttCCAACAATTTATTATTCTCCAAAACTGACTGTGGAAAAAACTGTGTGTGGAGTTGAGAAAGTAAGCTGGATTTGAACTTCTCAACTATCTCAAGttgtcttttttcctttttcgcACAACTACTTGTGTGTACAAGCAAGTGCAACACTATGAATGCTTTGAGGAAAGACTGCCCTAAATACGGGCTGGTCAATTTATTAAGAAATGTTTAAAgcactacttaaggggaccggtGTTTAAACCCAAACCACTATCTTTTTCCTGATCTAGTCGTTTCGGTGTCTAAAATGAACTTTCATCGGCGCATAACAGTCttcttttgtcagctaaacttaacCGCAACGGCCGCTGTCATGTCTGTCACCTCACGGTGACCAATAACCGCCTAACAGTCaccttgtttttttcatgttcaCAAGTATTAGCTATGTTTAATGCTGTCTGGAGCAAAGACACATTATGGGAATATCCGAGAAGATGCTGACGGTGGAAACAGCTGATCACTCATGTGAGTTAAATGTTCCTTACGACGGAACTTATTCGCCAAAGGCATTTCCATGTCCCATTTAGCGTATTAACTCATTTTGgataaaaaggcaaaaaccacctcaagctagcggaaaaacttttttttagcaATTGTTTAGCAAACGTTTTCaaattttgctgttttgatgcgatacttcaaaatgcgcataaaaatgtgtgaaaggAAACAACTACTGACAAAACAAAGACGAGCAGCAAATCCTGACATTTGAGAAACGCTTGGAAAATGACAATGATTAAATCGATTAGTtgcagatacattttctgtcGACTAATAGAAACTACAGTAGCATACACTGTATCAACTTCAGCAAAAACCCTGGGAAAGCCTTAGGTGTGATCTACCTGACTCATCTACGCTTGCACAGCATCCCACCAACATTACAGTTCGACACAAAAGTTTCACACATAAACCCGGCCCTGGGGTGAAAACCAACGGTTACATTAGCTTCCAGAACTTCTCTGTTTCAAATGTGACACTTTAAACTATGAGGCCCCTCTCCCCAAATATAGAGATCTATATCTCTCCAATATTGTACACGATATGTTTACAGACCTTGGGGTGAAATGTGATAAAGagatttttaaaaaggtttGAGTGTGGGAATGAGTCAAATAAAAAGAGACAGTTACAAAGGAAAGGAGTTGACAACACATCCGTTTCCGACCTTTTGGCAAAGTGTAAATGGACACTCGGTGGATTTATTTAATGATTTAGACAACATTTATAGTGTTGGGGAGTTTAAATGtgttcactggaattgttgtgAAATACAATTGTTAGCATCAAATTAAGTACTCTTTTCTCACTCGTTTTTAAACACGAAGGAACGACTTTAAAAGTCAAGTTTCTCACAGACTTTTTCTCTGTCTTCATCTGCAATACAATGTAAACTTAGAGAGAAAGGGCAGAGGGAAAATAGAGAAGGCAGTGAGCCTCTAATTTGGAGCCTGTCTGCCACATGTGCTGCCCTTCAAAATGCTCCAGTACCTCTGAAGTTGGAGGGAATTGCACTGTGTCCTCTGTGTCTCTGGCCAAGAAAACTCACTCAGTACCATACAGACACGGCTGTGGTCATGCAGTGCTCAAGCCACAGACTATTAGCAAATAGCTTCCTATATATTCAAATTAAGTTCTTTCATGGTTTGAAATCTGTCTAGGAATATTAACTATGTATTTCTCACTGATGTTTCAATAGTGAAGCAAACAAAAGTCTCTCATGGCATTAAAGACTCCAGTTCATAGCAATCTTCCCGAGCACTTCAAGATAACAATGACAATGGTTACCTTGATGGTCTCAGGTGGTACTCCGGGGTCTGGGGCCTTCTCCAGGTAAGTGGTCAAGTCCTGATCCACGTGCTCAAAGACCAGAGTGAGTTTGGTTTCTCGGTCAGTCCGAGAGACTGTACACACATCAAACAGCCTAGAACAAGAGGAACAGGTGGAGGAGATCAATACAATTGATTCACTGGGGTCTACTCTGATCAGCATGCTGCAACAAAGACTGTTGAATTACAGTAATCTACACATCTAGCAAAGGCAAAGCACTGCATTGGCTTTTCAGTACCATGTACAGTAGCATACTTTGTGGATACAGCCGTTTGGTTCCACTGTGCAAAGATTTTAAATGCACACTACAGGTATATTGCATACATTTTACACATGGacacaaaaatataataataataatagaaagtAAATATAGTGCACttatcaaatatatatatatatatatatatatatatatatatatatatatatatatatatatatatatatatatatatatatataagcaaaTATCTAGTGATTTCATACACAGCAACAGACATGTCAAACAAAGGTGTAACTAATTACATTAATAATGACTTATGACTTACTGGAACACCTTAATGTAATGGAGCCTGTTATTGTTACGCCTGTGTTTCCTGCTATGATAAGTCAAgatgtctgtgcatgtgaaaAGAGTCTATTGATACAGCAAAAATAACAAGACACAAGGGACATGCTATcttgctgttttctttttatagaaAAGGATGATATTCCAATAAAACTTCAACAGCTGAGAGTTGAGCATATCTTTGTGGTTGGTCAGGAAAGCATTTTCCATTCTAGGACATTAAATCTTAGGCCGAGAACCTGAGTCTGGACTCTCGGCTGCttggtatttttattttacagaaacTTGCAAGAGAAAATGAACATGCTCAGAGAGCAGAATTGTGCTTCAGGACACTGAAAATCTACTTCTATGCAAAGCTTTTGAAGATTCAGGACCATCAGGCCCCAAACACAAGCGTTTAAGGCTGGGTTTCACTAGGCAACAAACTAAGGCCAAGAATCCAGATTATGTTGGTAGACCTGCCAAGGCAGGCTTTGgtgaaaagctgaaaaaagcTATCTGGGGACCACAAGAAGCATTCCTCAACCGGCACTATGACAACTCCTGATGCTCTATGGGAAGTCGAGCTGATCTGTCTGTAGCTGTTGAAGAGGCAGCATCTTTCATCACAACACATGAGACGAAGGGAGCCGTGATGGATCTCCATCAGACACCTTGTGTTTGGTTACAAAGTAATGGGTTACTGTAATCCAATTACCTTTGAAGTATCCCATTATAATAAGTATCATAGTATGATAAGTGAATGTGAATGAGCCAAGAAAGTGGTAAATATGATCTGTAATTATATTTGTAGGTTACAAAACATAAAAGATTTAGTCTTCCATTAATTAGAATTAATCTACATCTACAATATATTGACCTAAAGAAACGATAAGTGATAAACCCTGCACAGACCTTATAATGGTGGTAACCCAATACGTTCCCTACCAACTTTCAAGTCATGTCATGACTAATTAAGGGGTACCACTGGGTAACCAGCTTTAACTTCCaatttcaaaattaaaagattGATGGGATTAGAGTAAATATTGCCACCTAACAGACGACATCTATGATTATTGCCGCAAATATCAATTGATAGtgatctagtctatatccttgacgttccacttccgggattgctcctgtgctgctggaaattccgccggatgcatgtcttttctgtttccttccactttctttgtgttgcaattttaaactctggtggattcatgaggactatggtaactgctcctcagaatccagacagctagctagactgtccaatcagagttttctctcgcacaactattttgcagcggctctgtgcggagtttagcgctgcccatgacgattctgattggtttaaagaaatgctaataaaccagagcatgttttcctcccatccctgaatgctatgtggagtagccagatcctccttcagcgcgctttggaggaaggtctggcaaagcgagactaatagTGATCCTTCTCAATGTCACATCAATATGTTGACATATTTCATGTGCTGCTATAATTCAATTCTAATCTACATATGCCGTTTAAAAATCAAAGCATGGAAGGAAATGATCTTTTTGGAAGCACTTCAATTCCTATCCAACGATGCCAACACCCTTGTAATCAACGGAATTGGAAATGCTGGAGTCTTTGCACTGAGTGAGAGGCGATTCATTCAAGGTATTAGTACTGTGCATGATGTCACAGAGTAGACGGCGCCCTCCTCCTGAAGCTTTGGGGTTAAACGCCCCTCACAGCTTGATTGTTGGGCTACAATGGGGGCTCTCAGTAGACACTGAACATATGGAATGAATAATGGGCCTCATTACAAACATCCAGGGGTTGCCTGGAGTCACACAGAAGGTCTACAATGCACCGTTCCTGGCCTGAGCTGCTTTGCTATACTGGTTGGATAAACTGGAGGATAGTGAAGCTCCTCTGATAGTCCAAAGAGCCGATGGTTTGCACTCTTGAACCGATTTATTGCAACAATGCTACAGCTTATTATTGAAACGTATGTTTCCACAGTAGGGCACTAAGTGTGTTCAACCCCTAAATAAACTAACCTAAGAAAACCTGATGCCCGCTGACGTGGTTGTCTTGCAGTGAGAACAAAACCCATTGTGATCCCATTAAGAGAAAACTATAACCATTATCCTCTATTATTCATGTATACGCAGGGGAATTATTGTTAAAGGCACAAGGGCACTAGCCGTGCTTCTGAAATGTCCATTTAGTACTTCCCCTTCAATCCCAGAGCACTCAATATTCCATAATAAAATAAGGACCAAGGTCAGACCTTGGCTAGTGAGAACATATGACGTAAGTATTCGACTACCGACCTCTGAATGAACAATTCCTTacaaaactgaaagaaaatggCCTCTGTGTGCAGTGCTAGGAAGGACAACTACAAAACTGGGCTGTAAGTGACTTGTCTTTGCTGTGGCTGTGTTGCTATATTCAGTAGGTCTGACTTACAGTTACTGAGCTGGGAGAGTGTccgtgtcttgctcaagggcactttgACAGCATAGATCAGTATTGATGGGCACAAACTAACATTGAACATAGAAAATAATTGAAGATTCATTGCTGATCTTGGGAACTCATTTGCGATAAATTATTCTAAAATCAGCGCTTACTTTAGAGCTCAAATTATTTGTCAATTAATTGTTTAGCCTAGTCCATAAACAGTTGTCAACAACACAATATAAATGTACTGCTTCAAATGTGCATCTTTGTGTTTCTTTAATATTTTTCTgatagtaaactaaatatctacAGTGGTTTTATTGTTAGTCAATGATGTTAATGtgggctttaggaaattgtGAGGAGTTTTTCGCTAAAAACATTTTTCgctaaaaacattttacagaccaaacaatTCAGAAAATAATGGGCAGGTTAttgtgaaaataattgttatttgcagccctagttcacTTATTAACTAAGTGAATCTTGAGTTTAGAATATTTAATAACAGATACTTAGATTATTTATCTGGTAATAGATTCAAATTAAAACTAATGTAAGTTACAAAGATCCTGCAGAAAGGTGAAGGCCTAATCATTAGAAAGGCCAGCTTTGAATGGAAACATCACAGGTTTGATGTAGGTCAAGCTGATGTGCGTTCAATATTGATCTGTCCTGCCCAAGTGCTCTTGAGCACTGACTACCTAAAACACTACTTTACATGATCACATTTTTGATTATAGTTCACTCTTTTAGTAAACAGGTAGTCTCATTGATGAGACGATCACTTTTTTCGAGCATTTAAAGTACTGATTTGAAAAGGTGCATACACTGTTCCACTTGATACTGCAACCCAGTGCCCTTTTTGAGGGCAAGGGGATGGAAAGCCACCGGTTTGTAAGAATGTTGTATAGTTTAGTCAAAGCTAACTTATTTAAAGTTACACTTTTTAGAGGAATGTGCATGAGGTGGATCAATGTGATTGGAGCTGACCAATAATGACAAATAAGAGGtgtggtttaaaaaataaacaaaactaacAATACAGTCAACAATGAAAATGGATAAAGTTTTGTGTGCACCTACTGCCTGCTAACAATGGCAGCAAGTGGCTAGTTGTTATGCAAcccacattttcatttcagcagAAAAACAGTTAAAGAAGAGGACTTCAATACTGTGGACAAGAATGAGTGTGGGCCTTACTTAAAGTTCATATGAGGCAGCATGGTTGCCACCAGAGAGCATCAAAAAGGAAGTAGTGTGTGTCTTGTACACCACACAAAATGTGTGTCACACTCTTCCACTcgtccctttctccctctcattcacaggcagacacagacacacgcacacagctaCCCACTTCTCCCCCTCACTTACCTGACAACATTGGGGTGCTCAAAGGCTTCAAGCTGCCTCAGTACCGCCACCTCTCGGATAGTGGAGAGAGGCATCCCCTCTTCCTCCGTCTGGACACGGACTCTTTTTAGGGCTACAAAGCGTCCCCCGTTCTTCAAATCTCTCGCCTTGTACACTTTCCCATAGGCGCCTTCTCCAATCTCGGCCACAGGTTCATATTGAGTACCAGCACTTTCTTTGTCcatttttgaaggtttttttcTCGTCTCTTGTTGGAAATATTGCGGGGAATCCCGGCGAGGGTGACGAGCCAGATAGTTTCTCACAAAGGCATATTCACAGAAAAAAGTTGGCACATGCAATGCCTAGATGACAGGGAGACACAGATGGAGGAAGACACCATCTTTGTCAGTTTTGGTCAAACTGTGCTCCAGGTAGGCAATAACAGGACTGTCATCGTGTTTTATTATCAACACAAGAGCCCCGATGCGTCCCAACTTCCACTCCTCCTCCTATTACGCATAACAACTCATGTCCTCCTACCACTAAcacaaagtaaagtaaaataattcaaaaaaaatagcaaagcCACATTTAGCCCCTTTTTAAGCTAGGTCTCGCGTATTCAGAAATGTATCCCACATgcaatgttgatgagatatgtcCATGTGGGCTGTCTTATACTCTgttaaaggaaattaaacatttaaagacGACACGCAAAAAGAGAGCACAAACCTTAAACGCAAAACTGTGTTAAGTTAGCAAAATAACCAGCTAActgcttctcctgtactgtttTATCAGTTTCTGTTTGAGGCGATTGGCGAGCACGTGGCTGTCTAACATACTGATTGCATTGTCTGAACTTCCTACAGCAACAGTCCATTTAAAACACTATAAAACTCGCCTTTCAAACCCGCAATcgttgtaaatgtgtaaaacaatGCAGTAGCAGAGTTGTAAAGAAGTCTTCATCAGCTTAGAGAGCTCCCTCTAATTTTTTTCTAATGTAATTGTGCGTGGACTCAAATAGGTTAATTTAAATTCTAGCAAGTCAGAGAATTGCTCTTTTcggttttttaaatgttattggaTTGTAAAGCAACATTTCAACCCTCATAAAGACATGTTTGGCATACAATTCTGCACAAATATTCCCACTTTCAATGTTTACCTTGGTTTATGTTGTCAATAAAATGTCGTAACGTCGGCATGTCCGATAAAAT
Above is a window of Sander vitreus isolate 19-12246 chromosome 14, sanVit1, whole genome shotgun sequence DNA encoding:
- the cdk6 gene encoding cyclin-dependent kinase 6 → MDKESAGTQYEPVAEIGEGAYGKVYKARDLKNGGRFVALKRVRVQTEEEGMPLSTIREVAVLRQLEAFEHPNVVRLFDVCTVSRTDRETKLTLVFEHVDQDLTTYLEKAPDPGVPPETIKDMMYQLLQGLDFLHSHRVVHRDLKPQNILVTSGGQIKLADFGLARIYSFQMALTSVVVTLWYRAPEVLLQSSYATPVDLWSVGCIFAEMFRRRPLFRGNSDVDQLGKIFDVVGVPSAEDWPQEVALPQSAFTPRPPKPIEDLVPDMDEQGRALLMQFLAFNPSRRISAFAALSHPYFQSVDSHSRSVYAAQPIPSNKPTMEERTA